The sequence AACACCAAAAACAGAGGTCTGTTTAGAGATGAGTGTTGTCCAGAAATAAACTGGAACAcctttaaaactagaaaagtgaaataaacaacaATGAAACATAAAAGGAACAGCCTGTAAGTGCTTTACATGATCTATGAATTAACGGTGTGGAAGAAGAATTAAATATTGACATCAGAGGCGCTGCTGTGACTGTGTTGCATGATGCATAAAACCATAAAGTGCACATGTAGCTGCTGCTGAACATTTCATGTGTTTCATCACtcctgtgtgttttattttaaagttttatcagGCTTTTTCTACAGGTATTAACAGGTTTTccatcaaaatgtttttctctgccATTTCAGtcagttaaatatttaaattgtttgtgttttgcatTGAAGAAATATGTCTACCGCTTCCCTGGATTATAAATATTCTCCTTTAATGCTACAGCCTCTAGAATTAAGGTCAAAAACTTGCTTTAGCTGTAGATATTCAATAATCAGACATGCTTTTTCATCTGATTTtactgaattaaaataaaaaccttgtaaatccaaacataaaacaggctttaaagtTTCCTATTTCTTGTGTTGTCGTGCAGAAGCAGGACCGGATCGAGGAACTAAAGAAGTTCATCGAGAAACATCGGCACCACATCAGGATGTTGGAGACGATCCTGAGGATGCTGGACAACGACTCGGTGCAGGTCGACGCCATCAGGAAGATCAAGGTTGGATCAAGTTTTATAAAACAACTTTGTCAAAGTGTTCACAGTGTCCTCTTCTTTGATTGATCATAGTGATTGATTAGTATCAGTAGAACATTTTCTGATGTCATAGAAAGTGACATCCGTCCATGCAAATTCTCAAAAAGTTAATTTTCcgcatgaaaatgaaaaaatacacagTGACGAGCACGCCATGTTGACAGCAGTCCATCCTTCACCGTGCAGGCAAAGCTGCTGGCTCAGAGACAGCAACATTGTCCTTGACATAAaaatttcctttcctttcctatGCAATCACCATTTCAGACCCAGTGACCAGAAACAAACCTGAACTGGGTCTGGTCCAAAAGGGTTTTGTGCCTTCAGAGCAAAAGGGGAAAGTAACTCattacatttattcaaattGCTGTAGTTTTTTGGGGCACATGGGCTTTCCGAGTACTATGAAATCAATACTCTCGCTTTTCTCGGGGGTCACAATCTTGTACTTGGGcagtgtttttatctgttagtTGTGTTTGGGTGTTTCCTGTTGTACGGTGATCCCTGCCAGGATTCTTTTGCTCATTGTTTCTGcaggatttttgttgtttttgatgtgagacacatcaGCACCATGAGGGAAGTTACCCACTGAGTTGGAGTTCCCGCACTTCAGGTGCTTAAAAAGACACTTGAAGCTTACTTTTCATGAGTATGACTTGCTATGAGGTttactctctgctttgttcttgccagaggagacccaccttgtcACAGATTTCCAAGAGTCACTGGAGCTCTGCcatattgtaaatatttaaggCTTTAGAGTTCTGTTTATCTATATGTAGTGTGGGCCAGTTTATGcactttaaaagtcttaaattcaACTCTATATCAGTTTAATTAACAcagtcaattttgctgtgtatatTATTTCATTATAGAGATGTGACtctacctgaacaacctggttggagatctgttctcttgttgttttttgtcaatGAAGAAATatgatattttactgtacaactccttaGTAGTGACTCAGAACTCgcacttaagtaagttttaaccagagtaactgtactttctCTTGAGTTCATTATTACTACAAATATACATCGACTAAAGATACCATAACAAGTgttaaagagctttttttcATGGATAAGAAcatagtgtgccttgagattttgaaCCACTGGTGAAGATAatggttagatggatggatttccCGCAGTTTTCAAAGTTGGATTCTTCCAGCCCCCTTAAGTTTGTTCAACACTCTTGGCTACAAAGAGCTTAACTAACAGAAAATAAGTATATAAattttccccttgtgggactaataaaggaatatcttatcttatataACCCCATGATGTATAAATGTGAAGTATTAATTATTGCAACCCACTATTTtcatatttcttattttttaaaggatgatgtgGAGTATTATCTCGACTCGTCGCAAGATCCAGACTTCGAGGAGAACGAGTTTCTTTACGATGATCTGGACCTGGAAGACATCCGTAAGTACAGGCAGAATTACAAGCTCAGTTTATTTAATCAACAAAATTACATAGAAAAGAAAAGGTGACAAGGATTGGTTTGCATGATGTTAAACAATTTATGCCTAAATCGAAATGTGAAAGGATTAAAGTGGAATTTCTCTTTTTAGACAAACTTTTTACAACCCCCTAAAGTGGTGGTTTAAGAGCTGTTTAATTATGTACACCATCATTAAACTCTCCTCCCTCGTTGTCTCCGCTCCCTGCAGCTCAGACGCTGGTCGCCACCTCCCCGCCGGGACACTCGCACTTGGAGGATGAGATCTTCCAGCACTCTAGCAGCACACCCACCTCCACCACCTCGTCCTCGCCCATCCCCCCCTCGCCTGCTACTTGCACTACGGTAGAAGAAATATATCTGTAcccatatatgtatatattctGTTTGTTTCACCATTTACATCAACAACTTTGACTTGGAACTTGAGAGCCTGAAAGTGTTTATAATGGCTGTTTTTAGTCAAAAATCCAGGACCAAAATCAGCACTTATGGGTAAAAATTCGATATTTAAAACAGTGTAAATCTTTAAGTTTCCCCCCTTTTTTATCTGCCATTGTATTCCCTGAAATGCAGGAATGAATTATCTTTAAAGTCAGGTCAATATCTAACAAAAGAACATGGGATAATGGCCTTTTTATCTGCCACTGTACTGCTGTGTTATCCTCTCTAATTGTTCTACTCTATTGTCAGATTATCTCTGAATCGTCTTTCTTCCACCCACAGTCAGCATGTAGTTATTACAGGTTTAATGTGCCTGAATAGAGGGCGGGGTATTATTTAAACTGATGACATGGAGTTCAACTTCAGCATGAAAGAGAATGTAAAGGAGAGGGATGAGCGCTGCAGTGATTTATGGGAAAGATGAGGGGTTAACTTTTAATTATCCAGGAACATTCATGGATATTATTTCACTGTAGAGGAAGTGAGAGCATCAGTGAACCCGACTTAAGCTCAGTCCTTCAAACAAGCTCCTGATCTGAAGCAGCAAACTTCTGGTCTGCAGCTCTTTAGTCAAACAGAAGGTTTTGAGTCCTGAATAATGTCAGAAAACCCTGGGGAGACTAATATGTCTGCTATCaaaacagttgttgtctgcatcCTACGTTTTTATGCATCGAAATGTTTTCATGTCCACTGATAGATGTGGTTTCTTAACTATGGGCTGCTGTGACATTGTTGCTTTCTTTTAAAGGATTAATCAAGTGTCCATCTATTTATCTTTGTTTCCAGGAGAACTCAGAAGATGACAAGAAAAGGGGACGTTCGACGGACAGTGAAGTCAGTCAGGTGAGTCTAGAGATGTACTCGGGTAACATTCTTTTATATAAAAGTATATTTTTCCTTTGaatttgatggattttttttttatcacgaTCAAATGCAAATTATTAACTAATCTTCCGGAAACAAAGGTACatgattttttcttatttttttatttgtgtttctaACAGAATTAAACTTTATGGATAAGCAGGTAAAAgactttcttcttctctttcagtCGCCTGTGAAGAATGGAAATCCTTCGTCTTCGttatcttcctcctcctcttcctcctcgtcctcgtcctcctcttcctcctctgtcttgGGTCTAACCTCATCATCACTGGTCTCTATGGCGACCATGGCTGGGGGTGGAAGCAGCGGCTCTGGGGGCAGCAGTCACCACGTGAACTCTGGGGGTCTCCTTTCCAACACCTCCGCCGGCAGCTACAGCAACGCCACCCAGCAGCCCCCCCACCCAtcagcacagcagcagcaggccaAAAACtccatcacctcctcctcctccgctcCTCTAACCAACTCCACCTCTGCCACCAACAGCTACCCTGCCTCCTCCGCCTCCTCTCCGCCCAACACCAGCACACAGGGACTCCTGTCCTCGAACTCCCAGCCCCCGGCACTCTCTGGGGTCCCGCAGACCTCCAACAGTCTGGGTCTAAGTCTGGGTCTGGCTCTGGGGAAAGGCGGCATGTCGGGCTCCATCACCACCAGCCCCATGTCCGCAGGTCTCGGCCTGTCAGGGATGCCGGCGTCTCTGAGCACCATGGCGAGCCTCCTGTCAAGCTCCACCCCCGCACCCTACGCTCAGGCAGCCGCCGCGGGCACGCTCAGTTCAGGCCTGCCAGGGTCTTTAGGTGGCGTCAGCACCACAACGACCAACAACAGTGGCCTGGGCTCCATCGGCAGCGGGAGCATCACAGTCGGCGGGCCGACGTCTTCGACAGGAGGTCTGCTGGGAGCGGCGCCTGGCTTGAACAGCATCAGCTCGGGGATTCTGGGCCTGGGCTCGGGACAGTCAGGGATCCAGGGGTCTTCTCTGGTGTCGCTTAGCCCTGTTGGAGGTTTAGCACCCGGTAGTGGAGTAGGAGTGATCGGGAGTAACGGAGGCAGCTCAGGATCAACGGGGAGCGGAGTAGTGGGAGGGAACTCGTCGCTCTCCATCAGGCCGCCGAGCCAACAGAAGCAGAACGGCAGCACCAGTGAGTATCAGAGGAGGAGCGAAAGTCTGTCAGTGCGTTTACATGCACGGCTAGGTAACAGTTGTCAATAAAATAGGCCGTTTACTATGTGCATTATCCGTATAGCACCATTCATGTAGAAAAATATGCAGCCaaaaagtgcttcacaaaagAATTGATAAACGGTCACCTCTGTACAAACTTCCCTCTGTTAAATGGATCCCCCTCACACTGCATTTCCGGTGAGTTAAGACCAACACTGCTCATCTGCCCACCTCTGTAGACCAACCAGTACTACTTCTTGTTTTCTTGCTctattcaataaaaacagctcCTCAAAAGGTGTGTTtaccaaacaataaaacaattttttgttttttt comes from Cheilinus undulatus linkage group 16, ASM1832078v1, whole genome shotgun sequence and encodes:
- the LOC121523986 gene encoding CCR4-NOT transcription complex subunit 3-like, coding for MADKRKLQGEIDRCLKKVAEGVEQFEDIWQKLHNAANANQKEKYEADLKKEIKKLQRLRDQIKTWVASNEIKDKRQLVENRKLIETQMERFKVVERETKTKAYSKEGLGLAQKVDPAQREKEEVGTWLTNTIDTLNMQVDQFESEVESLSVQTRKKKGDKEKQDRIEELKKFIEKHRHHIRMLETILRMLDNDSVQVDAIRKIKDDVEYYLDSSQDPDFEENEFLYDDLDLEDIPQTLVATSPPGHSHLEDEIFQHSSSTPTSTTSSSPIPPSPATCTTENSEDDKKRGRSTDSEVSQSPVKNGNPSSSLSSSSSSSSSSSSSSSSVLGLTSSSLVSMATMAGGGSSGSGGSSHHVNSGGLLSNTSAGSYSNATQQPPHPSAQQQQAKNSITSSSSAPLTNSTSATNSYPASSASSPPNTSTQGLLSSNSQPPALSGVPQTSNSLGLSLGLALGKGGMSGSITTSPMSAGLGLSGMPASLSTMASLLSSSTPAPYAQAAAAGTLSSGLPGSLGGVSTTTTNNSGLGSIGSGSITVGGPTSSTGGLLGAAPGLNSISSGILGLGSGQSGIQGSSLVSLSPVGGLAPGSGVGVIGSNGGSSGSTGSGVVGGNSSLSIRPPSQQKQNGSTSYSAVVADSTTDSALNSASQSQSSQPSSLTSIANQPKDTGPSLLGSLSLSSSSPSPAFYSEAKTASGGSLLNGPLSYSQPSDSIKPQEPLSSLKSMAERAALSSGMEGDVPSLHLTPDIFPSSTTAPSGPPSAPQPSLSEVSIPPSLGVCPLGPVPLSKDQLYQQAMEEAAWTHMPHPSDSERIRQYLMRNPCPTLPFHHQVPPPHSDTVEFYQRLSTETLFFIFYYLEGTKAQYLAAKALKKQSWRFHTKYMMWFQRHEEPKTITDEFEQGTYIYFDYEKWGQRKKEGFTFEYRYLEDRDLQ